The sequence below is a genomic window from Salminus brasiliensis chromosome 6, fSalBra1.hap2, whole genome shotgun sequence.
GACTAATCAATGATTTCCAGGTATAATTTTACAAATCATACAAGATTCACTTTGGTAACCCATATGTGAGTAAAAATAACCAGTCCACAAGATGTAAAGATGCTATGCCCAGTAAGGTTTTTGCCCTAGAACCATACATACGAGCCAAGAATCGTTTAGTGACCTTTTGCCACTGGTAAATCAATACATCATCTCTCAGTTATGGTGAAGACTGCTAAATGATTTAATCAATTCCAGTGGATACAGAACGACTAAATGAAGGAGAAGCTGATGCAGTACTAAGCATGTGTTTTAGTATGTTACAGACAGATATTGTCACTCTCTTTATCACACTCTTATTACTAATTACAACTTAATATTTGCATCAACATAATATTTGTTATCCCTGATTTTGCTTTGCTAGGCCAGATGAGTCATAAAATGGAAAGGGTCGTGATAATGTCTTGTGCTTATAGTCATACACTGTCCATTCAGACTTGAATGAAGCCATTGATTGCCTCTTGTGTCTGCTGTTCACTGTGTGTGGTGATACCAATATAATAGACAAGTGGCTTACGTTTGTTTAGCAGATTTCCAACCACCATGATCCCCATACAGGCACAAAGAACTGAACAAGGCTCTTTGTGATTGTATGAGTTTTAGCCTCAGTCTTGCTTTTTTGGTGGACAATATATATACTAGTGTAAAAATTACATTCTATTAATGTGGAAAAAGTACAGAGAATTAGTGGAGACTGTGTCAAAATGGTACGtaagtaaaaaagaaataattactATTCTCTACATTTCTTTAAATTTGGTGTCATACTGAACCTATTTAGTAAATATGCTCAACACATCATAATTACAACCACTCCACTAAtatgtttaatgcatgtttCTGCTGGGCTACATTGTTTTGGTTAGGTCATGAGCCTGGTGTCTGTATTTGGGCCACTTATCACTGCTGGAATTTTCTCTGCCACTCTTTCGTCAGCTCTTGCCTCTCTGGTCAGCGCTCCCAAAGTGTTTCAGGTGTGTTTCTCTTGCTCTGTACAACAAAGATCAGCCTTGTAAAACATAACTAATAAaaattttaatgaataaaactGGCACGACCAGTGTGTGGCATAGATATTGCCCATGTTATACTAAGCgtctttttccatttttaacTTTAAGTTGCAACAATAGGAATACATTTTGTGCAATTGTGAACAATATGGATTTGTTTTCCTCTGACAGGCCCTGTGTAAGGATAACATCTACCCTGGCTTACGGATTTTTGCAAAGGGATACGGTAAAAACAATGAACCTCTGCGCGGCTACGTCCTCACTTTCTTCATCGGCTTGGCTTTCATTCTAATCGGTACGCTCACCAGTTTACTGAAGACATAACTGATTGTTAATGACATTTGGATGCGATGGATTCATGGATCTGACCCTTGCATGTACTTGTTTCCTTAGCTGAGCTAAATATTATTGCTCCCATCATTTCCAACTTCTTCTTGGCCTCTTATGCTTTGATCAATTTCTCTGTATTCCATGCATCACTGGCAAACTCCCCAGGTGAGTGCAGTAACATAATGAGTCAGATACTGAAACAGTTGCATAGATGCTTTAGGACATGCTTTACCTGTACTAGTGAATAGAATGGTAGATGTACAAACTGTATATTATTAACCTCATAACCTAAATTGTTTTGTAAATCTAAATCTTTACAACATTTATAAGTGTCACTTGCCTTTTTTAGTGTGAATATTAGAGTAGATCAACAGAAATGGCCAAAAAAGACATTTATGTAGGTCTAAACTTGTTCTATGAAGTAACCATTTCAGAAATGCAAGGGTTTTAGCATTTCTGCTCCTGAAGCAGCATTTTTGAGTTAATTGCCATAACCCCTATTGATTACATCACACAAAACAccacattattacattatatcaGATTTCTTATACTCTAAATGTACTGTATCTCACCCTTACTATGGTACATGCAGCCGATTTCGGTGGATGAGGTGAATGAAACAGGCCCctatttttgttttctcttaTCTTGAATATAGGATGGCGTCCAAGTTTTAAGTATTACAATAAGTGGGTGTCCCTGGCTGGAGCCGTGCTGTGCTGCGTGGTTATGTTTGTAATCAACTGGTGGGCTGCCCTCCTTACTAATGTCATTGTTCTGGCATTGTACATATATGTCAGCTACAAGAAGCCAGGTACAGCATGCTTCAAGTTACTTTCCTATCATGGTTTGGGTCTAAGAATGAATATGAATGAATATActctactatatactatatgcTTTATATGCGTTATAGACGTTGAGCTGAACACTGCCAAATATACCTATACCGATACTAAACTAAACAACAATGGATCATTTTTATGCCCCAGATGTGAACTGGGGATCATCCACACAAGCGTTGATGTACAACCAAGCCCTGTCACACAGTCTGCATCTCACTGGAGTTGAGGACCATATCAAGAACTTCAGGTGATGAACATGTGTGTAAAGGGAAGAATATAATTGTCATTGTACTTCATTAGTGTCCTAATGGTACACTAGGTTTGTGTTATTGTTGTATTGACTCTGcacatctttttatttttatttcatactTGTTACAATTTTAAAATTGTTGCTCTTTCCTGTCAGATTCCCTTGCATTTCCTCTTGATTAGAATCATAAGGATAATACATAAATTGATCTAATGGGTGGTTCTTACACATGTCCTCATGCAggcaacaataataatagttccAATATCAGGGCCTATAATAGTCTCCAAATGAGTTACACTTGTTTAACACCAAGGAGACATAAGgcaacaatattattattaattatctgAAGGATTTAACaacatttgttttattgttcTAGAAGCAGAACTTTTGTGACAAAAAGTACACATTTTTGGGTgaaattgtgtatttatttacccGATTCTCATTATTGGTCCTTCCTCCTGGTGGGAGGTTTGGGTTGGCATTTCAATGTCACACCTACCCTGGGCTTTGTCTCAGATTCAGTGTGTATCTCTATGAAACTCAGAGAGAAAATCATCCCAACATTTCAAGCATAATTGCACATTTAATATAAGACAAAATATGAAATGTTTAGGGGTGTCTCAATAGTCATCTAAGCATTGGCCCCATCATCCCAGTCACTGGGAGATCTCAGACTGATCCAGCTTCGGAGCATGATTTCGTAGACATCAGcaaaaagtgtatatatatttatatatatatatatatataggtatctATGAACTACAAATGACAATGCACATTTGAATTCCCACAGACCACAGTGCCTTGTAATGATTGGCTACCCCAATGCAAGACCTGCACTACTTCATCTAGTGCATGCTTTCACAAAAAATGTGGGTCTGATGATCTGTGGTCATGTTCGCATGGTAAGTTCCAAAAATCTTGAAATCTTAATGCAAAGACAATTACTTTTCAGACATAATTGAAAATTTCATTGACTGTGATAAACAGTGTAGTATTTCTTAGCTGTGCTTGTGCTAATCTTAAGGGTTCCCGAAGGCCAAACCATAAGGAGATAATGAACGACCAAATCCGCTACCAACGCTGGCTTCTCAAGAAACGGATCAAGGCTTTTTATTCACCTGTGTTTGCTGAGGACCTCAGACAAGGAGCCCAATATCTACTACAAGTACAATTTCACAACAATGCATATGGCCCTGGTTAATGTTTTATTCCAGTGGTTGTTAATGTCCTTAGTACACCACACATTGTATTGTGATCTTTGTGCTCTTAAGCCCATAACAGTCAGcattagttttacatggagAGGTGGAGcaatgtaattttactacaaGTCATCTGTAAAATGTGTGACTGATTCAAGCGGGATAAGAAATCTCAGCATTAATGACTGAGATGGGAGAGTCTACTCCATTTACGCACCTCCAAAAAGCGTGATGATCTTATTACCTGATATTTTCGTTTAAAAATTAGCTACATCTTCATAACATGTATGTAGGCTAATGGCTGCACTACACAATGACTAGCCAAAAGAGTTGTACCTCTAAGGAGTCCTTTGGCTTGTCCTCTGGATTTGACTGAGATTTGCCACATACTTGAACGACCCTGAGATTACTTTATAGCtcgttttacagaaggtaaacgGTGCCCGAATTTTTACTAATGTGGGAGCGCCCAGTCCATAAAAAAAGGCTGACATGGCACATTCGGACAggattaaaatcactgagaatATCACCCCATGTAAACCTACTCTCATGCAGATAGGGCTTAAGATAGCCACATTGTTTGAGTTATTAATGATTCAAGTATGCTAAGCAGAAACAGTGTGCAATGCATAATGTTAATAGGGGTGGAATCAAGAACTGTTGCTTTGTTTAATCATTTATAAATCAATGTGTTTTAGCATGTAACTTACTGCAACACACCAGTTAATGTGAATGTGACTGATTCTATTCTAAGGCTGCTGGTTTGGGACGCCTGAAGCCAAACACTTTAGTATTTGGCTTTAAAAACAACTGGCGGGATGGTGAAATGAGAGATGTGGAAACATACATCAACACAATTCAGTAAGTACATCTGGTTGCTAGTCATGAAGTGAGTATTGTCTGGTGTGGTTTAGGTGGCATTTGTCCCCCATTTTACTGAAATGTAGGCAATCACACAATCTGACACAAATCCAGCACATCATACTGGTAACCAGCTAATGTGTGTATCCAGCCATCCAAGTGATGTTAAAGAAAATCAAACCAGATGCCCTTTTTCGAAGTCCAATCCTACTAGGCCATAATGCTTAATTCATGTGTGGCAAACCAGTCCTTAATACTGACAAGTTTAatgatattttaatatcatttttaatgatgtgaaaaaaatgtacCACAGTCACAACTTCATTTgacaacaatatatatataaattaatagcTCCAAAAAATCTGTCTTATCTGAtcttgctgtgtttgtgttttcttttttgcttgTTGATTTTGGTAACATAACTTCTAATTTTAAATCTGGATTTGAATGACAAACAATGTTCCTCTCACAGACATAACCTGAACAAGCCACTGAACGTTCACATGAGAGGACCTCAATGGAGCTGTTACAGAATGCATGATGTATTGCTGTTGGGACTGTTCCTAAAACTAAGggttattaaataaatgcaggTCTACAATTAAGAATTGTTTAGTAAGTCTAAAAACTGTATTAAAAAGTTGCAATCTTTGTGGGCCCCTGTCTGTCCTGGGCTCTTGGTTCGACCTTGTTAGCATCAGTCTCGGAGGTCTAGCGCAAAACTAATGAATTATTTTGGTTGACTGACACATCCTTATGCATATGTTTGTAGATATAGATTGTAGTTTGTAGTATATTTCTTATCAGATTATTGTGAAATCCATCTCTCTGAcattacaatgtgcaataccccccacatgtgcaattaagattAACATTCCATAACTGTATAACGTTATTCACAtattctgtgtttgttttagtgatgCATTCGACCTACAGTATGGTGTTGTTATTATAAGACTGAAGGAGGGTCTAGATATCTCCCATATTCAAGGTATATTGTCAATGGTCTCTCTTTATGCAATTGTCATCAATTAGACACTAGCTATTCATTTGTTATTACCAGTGTGataaacatatttatttgtcaatgtttttttttttctaaactaTCATTATCTCATTGTCATTCAGATGAATTTCTGTCATCTTATGAGAAGGCTCCAGGGATGAAGGAACTGTTGGTGGCCATCAGCATTGGAAAAGAAATTGACAGTGATTCTTTAAAACCATCGTCTAAGGCCACGAGTGGTCAAAGCAGCCCACTCATTATCAGAGGTCAAATATAACACAAACTTTCTACAAACCCATAAATCCAGAGTGATAGTTGAGTGAAGTTGACTGTTCACTGTGTCACCATTTGTGTCAGAAGATGTGCAGAGATTTCTTGAGGGTCTCCAGGATTATACCTTTTGAAATACCTGATTGGTTCTATTATGAAATGTATTTTGGAGAGTTTATCTGTGTTAACCCTGTACTTTTGTGATATACAGACACCAAGAGTCCTTCTGTGCAGCTTAGCAGTGCAGATGAGAAGCTGCTGGCAGCCAGTCAGCAGTtcaagaagaaacaatgcaagGGCACTATTGATGTTTGGTGGCTATTTGATGATGGAGGTAAGTTTAATGAGAATAAGATATTCCTTATGCTTTTATATACCACAGTACTCCTTATTCTGCACACTTTCATATATTAGCTTTGGTATCCATCcatatatttactgaatttctTAATTTGGTTGTTAAGAGAAACATAACTCAATATTGTAGGGTTGACGCTGCTGATTCCGTATTTGCTAACCAACAAGAAAAAATGGAAGGACTGCAAGATCCGTGTATTTATTGGTGGAAAGATCAACAGGATTGATCATGATCGCAGAGCGTAAGTCGCAAAAACATTAAGTGTTAACAGCAGCTGTGCTGAGCAGTTACATGAAGAGGGGTTGGGATCTACTGGAATGTTAAAGGTCTAGGCCAGAGGTCATCAAATCTGGTCCTTGAATTCAGTTTATAGTTATGAAATTTGTAATTCTTGGTGGGTGTGGCACTACATGGccaattaattacattaactgCTCCCTTAACTTTCAGCAAACAGAAATCCAGGGCTGGagactggattcaaggtccaaaTTTGATTTAAAGGGAAGTGCAATTATGTTCCTTGGTCAAAAAAGTAACCAACATGTGTTTCATAATGCTGTACTATTTTTGATTACAGAATGGCTGCATTACTGAGCAAGTTCAGAATCGACTTTTCCGACATCACTGTTCTTGGAGATGTCAACGTTAAGCCAGAGAAACATAAGTAAGCTGACAGTCCTTTATTTTGTCCATGTGGATCATCTAGATGTGTTCTTTGTAGGAGACAGATAGTGGTCTAACGATCCCTCCCTTGCAGTAAGGAAAGGTTTGATGAGATGATAGAGCCATACAGACTGAAAGAGGAGGATATGGAGCAGGAGGCTGCTGAGAGACTGAAGGCTGAGGAGCCATGGAGGATTACTGATAATGAACTAGAATTGTACAAGGCCAAGGTGAGACTGTATGGGCAGTAGCTTTGAAAATGTATTCCTTCTAGTTTGTTCACAGAAGTCCTGCTTATTGTTTTAGGTCATAAGGATATTTTTACTACAGGTACAAACAATGTTTATGTATTCATAATCATGTCAGGATTATTGTATTATAAGGGGTCACCTGATCACATGATCATGGCTGTATATTACTGTTGATACAAAAACGCTTTCAAATTTTCACTTAAAGCCCCTGGCTactggttttaaatatttaatagcaAAGAAATGCAATAGAATAAGCATGCCCAATAatgtgttatattatattatcatattatatatatatatatatatatatatatgctgcaCCATGCTGTCACCCATGACTTCCATTAatgtatttacacatttacattctGCCTCCTGTAcgttctgcaccatttaaggtggaacagaaaattgCAGTTAGAAGCCTTGCGGGTGCAGCCACGTTTGTTTGCACTGCCATAAATCACCACAATCTGAATTTAAAGGCAGAAATGTTGTCAAATAAAAAGGaatttataaaatgttattGGAGAATTTCTGAAGCACAGCCAACAAAACAGAGAATGATGAGGAAAAGACATCACAGGAGTATATATCCAGCATGGAGTTTGCACACAGCTTGCACATTTGACTGGCACTTAACTTATGTGGATTAACACAAGTGTTAGCTGGGGGGAAACAGGTTAGATAAACTAATGAAGTTAAAGTTGATTGCCGCATCACATTCGAATGAATGCACGAGAAGTATTTATCgaggtaaaaaagaaaaatcattcTCTAAAATGACCAATATCATTTTCCCCCTGcaacattcatttattaaatacCTGAATAACAGTTAGAACAGAATCATGAAAATGAGTAGACAGGGGCTTTAAACATTAGATCAAATCTCTTTAAACCGACATCCTTCCTTTCTATAAAGGCACTGCCATGTAAGGTTTTCTTACACCAGCACTGATATATTAATGCTACTTGGGACCCTCAACCCTTTCCACCCTTTCTTTCAATTAGACAAACCGTCAAATCAGATTGAACGAACTGCTGAAGGAGCACTCGAGCACAGCAAATCTCATTGTCATGTAAGTAACTGTTTTTAAAAGCCACATCTTTATGAGAGTTACTCTGGAACCAGGTTGCTCCAGTATATAACCTATATACCACTGATATCTACAGATTATTGATATCTACTACTAAGGGTCAGGCAATGTTTAACTGCTCCAGACATCATTCAATAAAATGACCAGAAAATTGGGGCTGTTTTAATGCATACATCAAAACAATTTAATCatccttttttttaccttaaaggAGCATGCCACTCGCCAGGAAGGGAACGGTGTCTAGCGCCCTCTACATGTGCTGGCTGGAGGCATTATCTAAAGATCTCCCACCCATTCTGCTTGTAAGAGGGAACCATCAGAGCGTCCTAACCTTCTACTCATAAAAGCATGCAAAAGCCTTTTAGAAGCACAAAGACAGTGTTACACTGTTACAATCAGTATGGCTCTGTGGTGACTTGCGTCTTGTCAAATCTTTTGTTTCTTCACATGAAAATTGTTAACCCAGTTTAACCTGCTAACTAAACAACATATCTACTTATCTGTTGTATTCCAATtaggcttttgttttttttatatacagtggcatgcaaaagtacGGGAACACGTCTGGTcaaaatttctgttactgtgaatagctaagcgTAAAAGATGATGTAATTATAAAAAGGCACCGAAAGTTACAAATGACAcagtttgctggtatttaattgaatccattgTTCGttttaccagtgaaatgttttcTTTGCCCCTGGTCCTTTATAAACCTCTGATGCTGAAGGAAGGGTTTTCctatgaaggtcatattttGGCAGGcttcactgcacagtagaacagtgcaccacctctccagagtctgctaaacctTCCTAGAGATAGTCAGGGGTTTTGATTTGCGGTTCTGgcagttctctctgaagactttcttggtcttccagacctcaactcgGCCTTCACCGTTACTGTTAACGTCTTAATTACGTCAGGAACTGAGGAAACAGCtacctgaaaatgctttgctgCCTTTTTGTGTGTATCAGCTATTTTTCATTTGAGGTATTTTGCTTAGAGGAGcttatggctgctgattgttgcaaCAAGGTTTGCGGAGTCAGAGTACTTAACCATCTTTTG
It includes:
- the LOC140557445 gene encoding solute carrier family 12 member 2-like, whose translation is MSDPSSSPPPGQKPALKSTQSRFQVAPVADSASASAAAASASGAPRTPPRSRSSSAGTAAGGEEAKGRFRVVNFLDPSGAPAEGASDFAFNGDTVRSEASLHSSTGGLSHFSDTHSSTYYLRTFGHNTIDAVPNIDFYRQTEAPLGEKLIRPSLSELHDELDKEPFDEGFANGEELAAAEEAAAKVVPESKGGTVKFGWIKGVLIRCMLNIWGVMLFIRMSWIVGQAGIALSCGIILMAVLVTTITGLSTSAIATNGFVRGGGAYYLISRSLGPEFGGSIGLIFAFANAVAVAMYVVGFAETVVELLDSVDALMTDEINDIRIVGTLTIILLLGISVAGMEWEAKAQIVLLIILVAAIFNYFIGSFIPMESKEPKGVFGYNVAIMLENMGPDFRDEETFFSVFAIFFPAATGILAGANISGDLLDPQSAIPKGTLLAILITGVVYIAVAVSNGSCILRDATGDDNDTIIGSLENCTDAACTLGYDFSICKEGGCKYGLINDFQVMSLVSVFGPLITAGIFSATLSSALASLVSAPKVFQALCKDNIYPGLRIFAKGYGKNNEPLRGYVLTFFIGLAFILIAELNIIAPIISNFFLASYALINFSVFHASLANSPGWRPSFKYYNKWVSLAGAVLCCVVMFVINWWAALLTNVIVLALYIYVSYKKPDVNWGSSTQALMYNQALSHSLHLTGVEDHIKNFRPQCLVMIGYPNARPALLHLVHAFTKNVGLMICGHVRMGSRRPNHKEIMNDQIRYQRWLLKKRIKAFYSPVFAEDLRQGAQYLLQAAGLGRLKPNTLVFGFKNNWRDGEMRDVETYINTIHDAFDLQYGVVIIRLKEGLDISHIQDEFLSSYEKAPGMKELLVAISIGKEIDSDSLKPSSKATSGQSSPLIIRDTKSPSVQLSSADEKLLAASQQFKKKQCKGTIDVWWLFDDGGLTLLIPYLLTNKKKWKDCKIRVFIGGKINRIDHDRRAMAALLSKFRIDFSDITVLGDVNVKPEKHNKERFDEMIEPYRLKEEDMEQEAAERLKAEEPWRITDNELELYKAKTNRQIRLNELLKEHSSTANLIVMSMPLARKGTVSSALYMCWLEALSKDLPPILLVRGNHQSVLTFYS